From Streptomyces yatensis, one genomic window encodes:
- a CDS encoding metal-dependent hydrolase family protein, which translates to MTDATTHETARTARTDRAALRVHHARLIDGTGASPVDDAVITVDAEGTITYAGPAATAPPEPEGASPVRDVDAGGRTVLPGFFDCHVHLAYAHRAHPGRHGELDPVLVTYDTATRLRQTLDAGITTARDLGGLAAGYRTAVETGRIAGPRLHTAVRIIGHTGGHSDFRLLDGTDLTGGEMADLADTVDEARLAVRKVLRAGADVIKICATGGMASPYDQPEDEGLREEEIRAVVDEARRHGGTPVAAHAQGTAGILNAIRGGVTSIEHGYGLDERALELAGERGVFVVPTLSAAFARIDKDTMPEYQYQKKTRWSGITKENISRAIERGARIALGTDAAIAPHGVNLRELGHLVDLGMDPMAAIVAGTRASAELLGLADRLGTLVPGRTADLIICDGDPLTDIGVLGDPAHVVCVVQDGVLRKDLLSPATTTRATPAVPAVRRP; encoded by the coding sequence ATGACGGATGCCACGACGCATGAGACCGCCAGGACTGCCAGGACCGACAGGGCCGCACTGCGTGTGCACCATGCCCGGCTCATCGACGGCACGGGTGCCTCCCCCGTGGACGACGCCGTCATCACCGTCGATGCCGAGGGGACCATCACCTACGCCGGACCCGCCGCGACCGCGCCTCCGGAGCCCGAGGGCGCGTCCCCGGTCCGGGACGTCGACGCGGGCGGCCGGACCGTGCTGCCCGGCTTCTTCGACTGCCACGTCCATCTCGCCTACGCCCACCGGGCCCACCCCGGACGTCATGGCGAACTCGATCCGGTGCTGGTCACCTATGACACGGCCACGCGGCTGCGGCAGACCCTCGACGCGGGCATCACCACCGCCCGCGACCTGGGCGGGCTGGCGGCGGGCTACCGAACGGCGGTGGAGACCGGACGCATCGCGGGCCCGCGGCTGCACACGGCCGTGCGGATCATCGGCCACACCGGTGGCCACTCCGACTTCCGGCTGCTCGACGGCACGGACCTGACCGGCGGTGAGATGGCCGACCTCGCCGACACCGTGGACGAGGCCCGGCTGGCCGTACGCAAGGTGCTGCGCGCGGGCGCCGACGTGATCAAGATCTGCGCCACCGGCGGTATGGCCAGCCCGTACGACCAGCCCGAGGACGAGGGCCTGCGGGAAGAGGAGATCCGCGCGGTCGTGGACGAGGCGCGGCGGCACGGTGGCACGCCGGTCGCCGCCCACGCCCAGGGCACCGCGGGCATCCTCAACGCCATCCGCGGCGGTGTCACCAGCATCGAGCACGGCTACGGGCTGGATGAGCGGGCGCTGGAGCTGGCGGGTGAGCGCGGCGTCTTCGTCGTCCCGACGCTGTCCGCCGCGTTCGCGCGCATCGACAAGGACACGATGCCGGAGTACCAGTACCAGAAGAAGACCCGCTGGTCCGGTATCACCAAGGAGAACATCTCCCGTGCCATCGAGCGGGGCGCCCGTATCGCGCTCGGCACGGACGCGGCCATCGCCCCGCACGGTGTGAACCTCAGGGAGCTCGGACACCTGGTGGACCTCGGCATGGACCCCATGGCGGCCATCGTGGCCGGCACCCGCGCGTCCGCCGAACTCCTCGGCCTGGCCGACCGGCTCGGCACCCTTGTCCCCGGCCGCACCGCCGACCTGATCATCTGTGACGGCGATCCGCTCACGGACATCGGCGTCCTCGGCGACCCGGCCCACGTCGTCTGCGTGGTCCAGGACGGTGTGCTCCGCAAGGACCTGCTGTCCCCGGCCACCACCACCCGGGCCACCCCAGCCGTCCCGGCCGTAAGGCGGCCATGA
- a CDS encoding AbgT family transporter, whose translation MMSSLHSLPTPDRQAAGSQTQDNRAPDGKSPDGKTPQDPRPTGLDRLLSLIERAGNALPNPVVLFAALFALLAVVSTALDLADVSAAVPGSAETKHITGLLTGEGLRWLLENLVLNFATFPPIGTVLTLFMVVGLAEKTGLLNTLMRATLARAPKAVLPYALALFACQAHVMTDVAALVFPPLAAMVFKSAGRHPVAGLIGAFACVSAGYAAGFTVGSLDATYVGITQQAASALPAGDGLHIHLLINYFFTASSSIVLGLLGGFLISRVIEPRLGPYQAAEGEPEPEDLTLTRDQRRGLLYTGLVVAAYLAAVLALWLPSGAPLRGEGGALLPSPVLTGMVPIVFFGFLLAAVTYAMAARTLTTAEEMITAVSDSLKTMSGYLVMMFVAAQVIALFNWSNVGILLAVKAAAALNSIGLTGFWVIAAFVLLTACLNLFIVSGSALWSLAGPIFVPAFMLLGMSPALSQAAFRIGDSATGILTPMNPYLFLILGMLRQYEPEARLGTLIARLAVFAVPFLVVWLAILGVFYGFGLPLGPGAHIGMK comes from the coding sequence ATGATGTCCTCACTGCACAGCCTCCCCACCCCGGACCGTCAGGCCGCGGGCAGTCAGACCCAGGACAATCGGGCCCCGGACGGGAAGAGCCCGGACGGGAAGACACCGCAGGACCCGCGGCCCACCGGGCTCGACCGGCTGCTCTCCCTGATCGAGCGGGCGGGCAACGCCCTGCCCAACCCCGTCGTCCTGTTCGCCGCGCTCTTCGCCCTGCTGGCCGTCGTCTCCACCGCGCTCGACCTCGCCGACGTCTCCGCCGCGGTGCCGGGCTCGGCGGAGACCAAGCACATCACCGGTCTGCTCACCGGCGAAGGACTGCGCTGGCTGCTGGAGAACCTGGTCCTCAACTTCGCCACCTTCCCGCCCATCGGCACGGTCCTGACGCTGTTCATGGTCGTCGGCCTGGCGGAGAAGACCGGTCTGCTGAACACCCTGATGCGGGCCACGCTGGCCCGCGCCCCCAAGGCCGTACTTCCGTACGCGCTGGCGCTCTTCGCCTGCCAGGCGCATGTGATGACCGATGTCGCCGCGCTCGTCTTCCCGCCACTGGCGGCCATGGTGTTCAAAAGCGCGGGCCGCCACCCCGTGGCAGGTCTCATCGGCGCCTTCGCCTGCGTCAGCGCGGGCTACGCCGCCGGATTCACCGTCGGCTCGCTCGACGCCACCTACGTCGGCATCACCCAGCAGGCGGCCTCGGCGCTCCCCGCCGGCGACGGGCTCCACATCCATCTGCTCATCAATTACTTCTTCACCGCCTCCAGCAGCATCGTGCTCGGCCTGCTCGGCGGTTTCCTCATCAGCCGGGTGATCGAGCCGCGCCTCGGTCCCTATCAGGCGGCCGAGGGCGAGCCCGAGCCCGAGGACCTGACCCTCACGCGCGACCAGCGCCGCGGTCTGCTGTACACCGGGCTCGTCGTCGCCGCCTACCTGGCGGCGGTCCTCGCCCTGTGGCTGCCCTCCGGAGCCCCGCTGCGCGGCGAGGGCGGGGCCTTGCTGCCGTCCCCGGTGCTGACCGGAATGGTCCCGATCGTGTTCTTCGGCTTCCTCCTGGCGGCCGTCACCTATGCCATGGCGGCCAGGACCCTCACCACCGCCGAGGAAATGATCACGGCCGTCTCCGACTCGCTGAAGACCATGTCCGGCTACCTCGTGATGATGTTCGTGGCGGCTCAGGTCATCGCGCTCTTCAACTGGTCCAACGTCGGCATCCTGCTGGCCGTGAAGGCCGCCGCGGCCCTCAACTCCATCGGGCTCACGGGCTTCTGGGTCATCGCGGCATTCGTCCTGCTGACCGCCTGCCTCAACCTCTTCATCGTCTCCGGCTCCGCCCTGTGGTCCCTGGCCGGCCCCATCTTCGTACCGGCGTTCATGCTGCTCGGGATGAGCCCCGCGCTCAGCCAGGCGGCGTTTCGCATCGGGGACTCCGCCACCGGCATCCTCACGCCGATGAACCCGTACCTCTTCCTGATCCTCGGCATGCTCCGGCAGTACGAACCCGAGGCCCGGCTCGGTACCCTCATCGCCCGCCTGGCGGTCTTCGCCGTGCCGTTCCTGGTGGTGTGGCTGGCGATCCTGGGCGTCTTCTACGGGTTCGGCCTGCCACTGGGGCCCGGTGCGCACATCGGCATGAAGTGA
- a CDS encoding L-threonylcarbamoyladenylate synthase produces MAKYFDVHPDNPQQRTISNVAERIRSGGLVAYPTDSCFALGCQMGNRDGINQIRSIRNLDDRHHFTLMCQNFAQLGQFVHIDKDVFRAIKAATPGSYTFILPATKEVPRQLPHPKKKTVGVRIPDHVVTQALLAELGEPLLSSTLLLPDEDEPMTQGWEIKERLDHVVDAVIDSGDCGTEPTTVIDFSSGEAEIVRRGAGDTARFE; encoded by the coding sequence ATGGCGAAGTATTTCGATGTGCATCCCGATAACCCTCAGCAGCGCACCATCAGCAACGTGGCCGAGAGGATCCGCTCCGGTGGGCTGGTCGCCTATCCGACGGACTCCTGCTTCGCGCTGGGATGCCAGATGGGCAACCGTGACGGAATCAACCAGATCCGGTCGATTCGCAACCTCGACGACCGTCACCACTTCACGCTGATGTGCCAGAACTTCGCGCAGCTCGGCCAGTTCGTGCACATCGACAAGGACGTGTTCCGCGCGATCAAGGCGGCGACGCCCGGCAGTTACACCTTCATCCTCCCGGCGACGAAGGAGGTGCCGCGTCAGCTGCCGCACCCGAAGAAGAAGACGGTCGGAGTCCGGATCCCCGACCATGTCGTCACCCAGGCCCTGCTCGCCGAGCTCGGTGAGCCACTGCTCTCCAGCACCCTGCTGCTCCCCGACGAGGACGAGCCGATGACGCAGGGCTGGGAGATCAAGGAACGGCTCGACCATGTGGTGGACGCCGTGATCGACTCGGGCGACTGCGGCACCGAGCCGACCACGGTCATCGACTTCTCCAGCGGCGAGGCCGAGATCGTACGCCGGGGGGCGGGTGACACGGCACGGTTCGAGTAG
- a CDS encoding Lrp/AsnC family transcriptional regulator, with product MECGMLKTGPGRDATLSRDSRETRRNAPPHTAQDRAAPELDELDRGIVHALQIHPRAPWTLVGEVLGVDPVTAARRWQRLEDAGLAWVTAHPRLANSRLVATGVIEVDTEPGTAAKIARALAVDHSVVNVKLTAGGRDVIAEVQVRDLNELLRLTTRLFQGTPGVRATRAHISTGMPTEGSRWRLRSLDSDQCARIEAALLPSARPVDDTAAGWDALDARLLELLSADGRMSMRKLAAAAEVGLTTVRRRLQSLLPSQVSLRCDLARSPFGWPQSAVYFASVPAQHLEETSRVLSGFREVRACAIIAGPHNLVIDVWLRGLSDVHAFEAHLSRRLPRLTVDDRSLVLRTVKHMGRLLDEDGRSVGIVPLLHPHGPGPSHTSLAAGLDLHTV from the coding sequence ATGGAGTGTGGAATGCTGAAGACAGGCCCAGGTCGCGATGCAACTTTGAGCCGCGATTCCCGGGAAACCCGCAGGAACGCGCCTCCTCACACGGCGCAGGATCGCGCCGCGCCGGAACTGGACGAACTCGACCGCGGCATCGTGCACGCCCTCCAGATCCACCCCCGGGCCCCCTGGACGCTCGTCGGTGAGGTGCTCGGAGTCGACCCGGTGACGGCGGCGCGGCGCTGGCAGCGCCTGGAGGACGCGGGACTCGCCTGGGTGACCGCACATCCGCGGCTGGCCAATTCCCGGCTCGTGGCGACCGGCGTCATCGAGGTCGACACGGAGCCCGGCACCGCGGCGAAGATCGCCCGGGCGCTGGCGGTGGATCACTCGGTGGTCAACGTCAAGCTCACGGCGGGCGGCCGCGATGTGATCGCCGAGGTGCAGGTCCGGGACCTGAACGAGCTGCTCCGCCTCACCACACGGCTGTTCCAGGGGACCCCCGGGGTGCGGGCGACCCGGGCGCACATTTCCACCGGCATGCCGACGGAGGGCAGCCGCTGGCGGCTCCGCAGCCTGGACAGCGACCAGTGCGCACGTATCGAGGCGGCCCTGCTCCCGTCGGCCCGGCCGGTGGACGACACCGCCGCGGGCTGGGACGCCCTGGACGCGCGGCTCCTGGAGCTGCTCAGCGCCGATGGCCGCATGTCGATGCGCAAGCTGGCGGCGGCCGCCGAGGTGGGCCTCACCACGGTGCGCCGCAGACTCCAGTCGCTGCTGCCCTCACAGGTGAGCCTGCGCTGCGACCTCGCCCGCTCCCCGTTCGGGTGGCCGCAGTCCGCGGTGTACTTCGCGTCCGTACCGGCCCAGCACCTGGAGGAGACCAGCCGGGTGCTGTCCGGCTTCCGCGAGGTCCGCGCGTGCGCCATCATCGCCGGCCCGCACAATCTGGTGATCGACGTCTGGCTGCGCGGCCTGAGCGATGTGCACGCCTTCGAGGCTCATCTCTCCCGGCGGCTGCCCCGGCTGACCGTCGACGACCGTTCGCTGGTCCTGCGCACGGTCAAGCACATGGGCCGGTTGCTGGACGAGGACGGCCGCTCGGTGGGCATCGTCCCGCTGCTGCACCCGCACGGCCCGGGCCCCTCCCACACGAGCCTGGCCGCGGGTCTCGACCTCCATACGGTCTAG
- a CDS encoding glycoside hydrolase family 28 protein, with protein MHPRPSRRSALRTGGLLAAGALLPQLPEGEAYAATSHTGAVTPHTGGATDYTGAWRAVPGILDRIRPPAFPRRSFRITDYGAVGDGRTMNTAAFRAAIAACHRAGGGHVVVPEGRFLTGAIHLRSRVNLRVTAGATIAFSPDPRDFLPVVLTRWEGTECYNYSPFIYAYGARDVAVTGPGTLDGQARLGPWESWYRDSGPQGADQKLLRELGSTGAPVARRVFGDGHYLRPKMVQFYRCRNVLVSDLTIVDPPMWTVHPVLSGNVTVRGVTVDSTLYNTDGCDPECCSDVLITGCRFNTNDDCVAVKSGRDEDGHRVGVPSRNIVVRDCQFSGRWGGMTVGSEMSGGVRDIFAENCEINPADFPGRYPVKHALYVKANKKRGGYIDGVHIRNFTGQGVERDIAFVTMAYNGGEDGTLPVSVRNIHMDRMAIDGAQTVLRLVGLDTDHLRGVHLSRSAFTGILNPDSIACTDDLTFRRVIVNGQEVPPRPHS; from the coding sequence GGCCGGCGCGCTGCTCCCCCAGCTGCCCGAGGGGGAGGCGTACGCGGCCACGTCACACACCGGCGCGGTCACGCCGCACACCGGCGGGGCCACCGATTACACCGGGGCGTGGCGCGCGGTGCCGGGGATCCTGGACCGGATCAGGCCGCCCGCCTTCCCCCGCCGGAGCTTCCGGATCACCGACTACGGCGCGGTCGGCGACGGGCGGACGATGAACACGGCGGCGTTCAGGGCCGCCATCGCCGCCTGCCACCGGGCGGGCGGCGGCCACGTCGTCGTCCCCGAGGGCCGTTTCCTCACCGGCGCCATCCATCTGCGCAGCCGGGTGAATCTGCGGGTCACCGCGGGCGCCACCATCGCCTTCAGCCCCGATCCGCGCGACTTCCTGCCGGTGGTGCTCACCCGCTGGGAGGGCACCGAGTGCTACAACTACTCGCCCTTCATCTACGCGTACGGCGCACGCGACGTCGCGGTCACCGGGCCCGGCACCCTCGACGGGCAGGCGCGACTCGGCCCGTGGGAGAGCTGGTACCGCGACAGCGGACCGCAGGGGGCCGATCAGAAGCTGCTGCGCGAGCTGGGCTCCACGGGAGCGCCGGTGGCCAGGCGGGTCTTCGGCGACGGCCACTATCTGCGGCCGAAGATGGTGCAGTTCTACCGCTGCCGCAATGTCCTGGTCAGCGATCTGACCATCGTCGACCCGCCGATGTGGACCGTGCATCCGGTGCTCTCCGGCAATGTCACCGTGCGCGGTGTCACCGTGGACAGCACGCTCTACAACACCGATGGCTGTGATCCGGAGTGCTGCTCCGACGTGCTCATCACCGGCTGCCGCTTCAACACCAACGACGACTGCGTGGCCGTCAAGTCCGGCCGGGACGAGGACGGCCACCGCGTCGGCGTGCCGAGCAGGAACATCGTGGTGCGCGACTGCCAGTTCTCCGGCCGCTGGGGCGGGATGACCGTCGGCAGCGAGATGTCCGGCGGGGTGCGCGACATCTTCGCCGAGAACTGCGAGATCAACCCAGCGGACTTCCCCGGCCGCTACCCCGTCAAGCACGCGCTGTACGTCAAGGCGAACAAGAAGCGCGGCGGCTACATCGACGGTGTGCACATCCGGAACTTCACCGGACAGGGCGTGGAGCGCGACATCGCGTTCGTCACCATGGCCTACAACGGTGGCGAGGACGGGACCCTGCCGGTGTCCGTGCGGAACATCCATATGGACCGCATGGCGATCGACGGCGCCCAGACCGTGCTGCGGCTGGTCGGCCTGGACACCGACCACCTTCGCGGGGTGCACCTCTCCCGCTCCGCCTTCACCGGCATCCTCAACCCCGACAGCATCGCCTGCACCGACGATCTGACCTTCCGGCGGGTCATCGTCAACGGCCAGGAGGTGCCACCCCGGCCACACTCCTGA